One part of the Plasmodium brasilianum strain Bolivian I chromosome Unknown PB_00_02, whole genome shotgun sequence genome encodes these proteins:
- a CDS encoding fam-m protein, which translates to MEHKIKLFLFIKIYAFIGLTWICDLSNNGKFNKYFYDNYNNDRKLGIRKYRLLAKYKLDKDSNIAHLKGDSLNNERCKKNYVSSSEKWANENNKKINRNLLNKAQYYTEVVDYDSGMFDGKHFHFEKKWIKKKNYDNLVERNRRICDIALKKIKFRSYGFGVAQFFIFFLFGVGLSILPTFAFWGSIKNNIESIPLIGELYKSIEQLKEIE; encoded by the exons ATGgaacataaaattaagttattcttatttattaaaatatatgctttCATAGGTTTAACTTGGATATGTGATCTTAGCAATaac GGAAAGTTTAACAAATATTTCTATGACAACTACAATAATGATAGAAAATTAGGTATAAGAAAATATCGATtattagcaaaatataaactaGATAAGGATTCAAATATTGCGCATTTAAAAGGGGATTCACTAAATAATGAAAggtgcaaaaaaaattatgtatctAGTAGTGAAAAATGGGCCAAcgaaaataacaaaaaaattaatagaaatttattaaataaggcGCAATATTATACAGAAGTTGTGGATTATGATAGTGGAATGTTCGATGGaaaacatttccattttgaaaaaaaatggataaaaaagaaaaattatgataatttagTTGAACGAAATAGAAGAATTTGTGACatagctttaaaaaaaataaaatttagaagtTACGGTTTTGGAGTTgctcaattttttatttttttcttatttggTGTGGGATTATCAATATTACCAACATTCGCATTTTGGGGTAgtataaagaataatattgAAAGTATCCCATTAATTGGTGAATTGTATAAATCTATAGAACAGTTGAAGGAGattgaataa
- a CDS encoding fam-l protein, which produces MKLLLFIKIVAFVLLTWISQFYNDSSTWNTYFEEKYKHDTILCGRYYRLLAKCTKDKYSSNVRLIQEIPNNGIQEKYNVHEGEIGVRGKKKISHRTSLMNEKYHKNLMKNKCCMFETKKYSHLEKKIFKELDYENYLKNNRTISDKLYKKIICKKYGLRLVLPLLTFVLLPISFILDYSCSYGFINWLFYFLTMLTPDWINNFHEFLRTSYLGWFFKKGKSIVTSEVVRELGGKVTKVTESYVSSFFVYLIYVLPFIILGITLILWIVYYHKKVKKFENIKFTKK; this is translated from the exons ATGAAGTTactcttatttattaaaattgtcGCCTTTGTCCTATTAACTTGGATTTCCCAATTTTATAATGATTCT aGCACTTGGAACACATATTTTGAAGAGAAATACAAACATGATACAATATTGTGTGGAAGATATTATCGATTACTAGCAAAATGTACAAAGGATAAGTATTCAAGTAATGTACGTTTAATACAAGAGATACCAAATAACGGAatacaagaaaaatataatgtacatGAGGGTGAAATTGGAGTcagaggaaaaaagaaaatatcaCATAGAACTTCATTAATGAATGAGAAATACCATAAAAatcttatgaaaaataaatgctgTATGTTTGAaaccaaaaaatattcccatttagaaaaaaaaatattcaaggAACTTGATTATGAGAattatcttaaaaataataggaCGATTAGTGATAAactttacaaaaaaataatatgtaaaaagtaCGGATTACGACTTGTATTACCTTTATTAACGTTTGTTCTGTTACCAATATCTTTCATATTAGATTATTCTTGTTCTTATGGGTTTATAAATTggttattttactttttgacAATGTTAACACCAGACTGGATAAACAATTTTCATGAATTTCTGAGGACTTCTTATTTAGGTTGGTTTTTCAAGAAAGGGAAAAGCATTGTGACATCAGAAGTAGTAAGAGAATTGGGAGGAAAGGTGACAAAGGTAACTGAATCATATGTAAGcagtttttttgtttatctaATTTATGTCTTACCTTTCATTATATTGGGTATCACACTTATATTATGGATTGTttattaccataaaaaagttaaaaaatttgaaaatatcaAGTTcacgaaaaaataa